The following DNA comes from Anopheles arabiensis isolate DONGOLA chromosome 3, AaraD3, whole genome shotgun sequence.
ATAATGCATTCAGGTGTCACGGGTACGTGGTACCGGGTACCGGCTTACGGATGCCACGGCACGGAGCTGGCATCTCTTATCCTGAGGAGAGCTGACATTGGCTGCTAGTCCTCCGCGTTCCAGGTCCCGCTTAACGCATCGTTTGTAAGCTGCTGTAGCGAAGGGGACACGATGGGACACCCGACAATGCACCCACAGAACACAATGCCGCAACGCGCTTGTGATGGCGCACACAGCTGGTCGTGTTCCCGTGGCCCATGGTTCATAATTCCGGTTGCAAAATCCCCTAGTTTCTTATTCGCTTTTgctatctgtctctctctttcgcccCATCATCGGTACGGTACACATCATTATAGTTGGatcattgcaaacatccaTTGCTGCCGGTGGGCGGTGGCCAGATCCGGTGCACAGCACTGCACGGCCACTAGCATTACTAATGAAGATGGGCAACCCCGAGCGGCACCGGAATGGAAtggcgcacacaaaaaaaggagggaaaatcTTTGCAAAGGAAAATGTCCACAGAAATTTACACAGCTCAAGAATGCATGGCTGCAAGCAGGGTCCATTTATCTCAATTGGAGCTTATCGGTGGGAGAAGAGATGAAGCATGTGCTCGTGTTATGATTGCATGATAGGGTATTAGAATCTGTCCACCATCTGGACGGGGGAGATTGTCTTTTTGTGGGAAAAATACCGACCAGAAGCTTTGCTAAACGTCGGATTAGTATTTCTATTCCTTTGAGCAGCCACAATATATTACCTTAAATCCGATGTTTCCCTtgtaaaaaaaggttaaactGCAGCACTTTTCAGTGTGTACAGCCATCAAACTGATATAAATTTCCTCTTTTTTAGCAAACTGTTTTTCCAGCAATTGACAGACACGATTTATTGGCCAATCCCCCGTGTTTCCTCCCCATCTACGCTTGAGTCTGTCCGCAACGAATCAATTAAACGAAATTGTTTGTGAAAGTAGATATTAAAACCGGACAAACCAATGTGACAACAACCaagccacacaaaaaaggggtgtTAAAACGTTAATGAAATTTCGCGTGAACAAAGTGAGCGCAAAGTGATcgcaaaaaacatcatttcgaATAAACGAATGCGTCATAATTCCTGTGGAAGCTGTTTTTTTACGCACAGTGACAGCGATCAATATCGTATCGTAAAAggcaaacagaaacaaaagttcaccagtgtgtgtgtgtggaacgaGTGAGAAGTGTTTGTCAGGGAAAATGCTTTCCATTTCGTCGCGTTTTTATGACCATTTAAACGATTGCACTCAGCGAGCAGCGAGCTGTGAGCCTGTGGAGGCTTTTAGGaggatttgttttgctggatatcttttcttgtttttttttgtggcattCACACTGGAGACGGTTTGAAGGGAGTGTTGCGTGCTTGATTGTGTCTTCAACAATCTTCCAAGGAAATCATTTTACGACCTCCTTTGGAGAgcgtttttctgtgtgtgtgcagttttaGACAATCTGTTTGTTCGTTGGGTGTAGAATTGGTCGATGGAGTCGTCGTTTGTTCAACATTTGtctattttaaaacattcatgTCTCTGTCCCTGTTTACCCTGTCGGTAGTAGCTTCGGTGTGTAGCATTGGCTCTCAACAGTCCAGTCCCATTTGACCATTTAGTGGCAATCGTGTCCAACCGGCACAGTAGCATCAGCCGGATGCGTATTAACGTTGTTCTGTTTCCTGTTTAACCTCGACTCACAGAGACACAGCATACACGGCATGATGGAGGAGGAGAATGTGGTCCGACCGCATCAGGAGATTGCCGCCCTGTCGCTGGAGGAGAAGAAGTACTTGCTGGCAGTGGAGCGGGGAGATGTCGCCACCACGCGAAGGTAAGATCCCCCACCCCATGTCGTTAATCGATAAATGCTCGGAATCGGCAGATCAATCTTGTCCATGTAAACACGGTGGTGTacatttctgtgtgtgtttttctctctctctctctttctaagGATCCTAGAGAAGGCGGAAGCGGAATCGCACATCAACATCAACTGCGTCGATCCGCTGGGCCGGTCCGCCCTGCTGATGGCAATCGATAACGAAAATCTCGAGATGGTCGAGCTGCTCATCAATCACCGGGTGGACACGAAGGATGCGCTGCTGCACGCGATATCGGAGGAGTTTGTCGAGGCGGTCGAGGTGCTGCTAGACCACGAGGACAGCTGTCACAAGAGCGGGGATCCTCATGTAAGTAGTGCGCTCTCAGTGAGCTACAATGCTTTTAGGAGCGCATCACGGCAACGTTGAGgaaatttctatttttttcctatttgcTGCAGAGCTGGGAAGCACTGCCACCGGATACGGCAACCTTTACCCCGGACATAACGCCCTTAATACTGGCCGCTCACCGTGATAATTATGAGATAATTAAAATTCTGCTCGACCGTGGCGCCACACTGCCCATGCCGCATGACGTACGGTAAGAAAGAAACGTCTGAACAATTAAGCAAAACCCACGAACTGAATCGCCCAATGCTCCTCTTCGTATTCCCGCTTTTCCAGATGCGGCTGCGATGATTGCGTTACCTCCCGGATGGAGGACTCGCTGCGCCACTCGCGGTCACGCATCAACGCGTACCGTGCGCTGGCGAGCCCGTCCCTGGTTGCGCTCTCGTCCAAAGATCCCATCCTGACCGCGTTCGAGCTGAGCTGGGAGCTAAGGAGGCTGAGCTTTCTGGAGCACGAGTTCAAGGTACACAACGCTGTTGGGGGTGGGGGTATGTCAGTCAACATTTTCAACGCCTACTTTGTATGCTCCCATTTCCTTCCCGGCCGTAGAACGAGTACCAGGAACTTCGCCGACAGTGTCAGGACTTTGCGACGGCCCTGCTCGATCACACCCGATCGTCGCACGAGCTGGAGGTACTGCTCAACCATGACCCCACCGGACCGGCCTTCGAGCATGGCGATCGTATGCATCTGAACCGGTTGAAGCTTGCCGTCAAGTTACGCCAGAAGAAGGTACGCGGTTGGAGCAGGCTACTTCCCTGCCGCACTATTTAGTTAGTGCTCACTCGCGAACGGACTTTTGGTTGGTGGAAAACTCTCCCGGCAGTTAAATATTCATAGCCGCTAATTAGCATTTGCAGTACATGTTTGGTGGTTTGGGAGGGTGTTGCGGGGGTGGTGCAAGGTAGCGTTTTGGTTGCGGTTTGACAGTTTTGCTAATTGGCAAGGAAAACTTGGGAATGGAGCAAGGGTTCGTTTTAACACAACGACAGCGGTATTTGCATAAAATGGTGTTCGGTGTGAGGCCGGTGCTGGTTGTGACAATGTTGCAATTGCAGCAACTGGACCACATTGTGCGGATGTAATTGTTTGTGGTGTGGTTCGCGTGGAGTCCAATGGTTGGTGAGTGGTGTGGAGATGTGTTAAGAGGATTATCAATTGGTAcaattttcaatatttgattTGAACACGTTCCCATTTCGGGGACTGTCGTTCGATGGCTTCGAGTGGTTTTATTGTGgttaaaagaaatattaacAAGCTGAAGTTGACTTTAGGGCGAATTTAAACCAAAGTAATCCAATTTCAATAAAAGCACTGATAGCGGGATCGATTTCATTTATATTGAACCCAACTTACGTTTGAAGTTTTGACCTCATTTTCCACCATTCAGGTTTTCTTTGCAGCCAGCGCAACATCACAAGCTGAAGTccgtaaaatacatttcaacatTATTGATATGTCGCCAGGAGCCTATTCCTTTGTGCGACACACAATTGACAGGTTTGAAATGGGATTTTACGGGTTGGCAATGGGATTGGACCTTGCAATGTTGAGCTCGAGAAAATCGGCTACGAATTATTTAATAGCCTTTCAATTTCTCGTTTCTCGAGCAAATAGATTGTAGTATTAAAAGCTCATTTCAACTGGCATTGAAAAGGAATGAAACAGCATTTGCTCTTGTATGTGATTTTTGACAAGTACGTAGCTTCATGATTTATATATGACCTCAAGGCTTGTATCATTCTTCCAATTGGAGCCTCTGTATTCGATCCAATTGGCCATGTTTTCACCTATCTTGTGAACTTTCAAAGCTACAACATCAAAGAAATTCACATAAGAAAAacagaacgcacacacacattgtacCTAACCTTCGCTAAACATCGGCCAAACCTTGTTAAAATTGTGTACGTCCCACATGAGCTTAAAAAGGACAtcttttaccaaaaaaaaataaaaacacatgaaACATACCGAACCCTGTACCATAGATGTAGAGCACGTTAAATGCCATACTTTCTTCTTCTggccggttttttttcctttcgctgTGTACAATGTTATGCTGTGTCATCGTACATGGCCCACGCTCACACTAACGACGCCGCATATTCAAACGACAGGGACCAGATTTACGTAAAACCTTCGTAAATCTTAAACCCCGTTCCATTGTGCCATGCCACATTCCTCGTGCATGCTTTCCACCATGTCCACCATCCAGGCATGTGTAGAGCTGCATCAAGCGTGGGGGAAATGCTGGGAAACGCTCTTCTAAGCTTTCAAAATTCCATTTTGCTGTTGGCTCACAGAAGCGAACGCCTGATAGTGGCTGTTGTtttggaaaaattaaaattcaaaaccaaaccaagctCCATTTCATACGacacgttgtgtgtgtgtgagtgtggctgATTGTGAAGCAGATTgtgcattgtttgttttttgtttgtgggaAATTGATTCCAACACGTCCAGCaacgcaaaacacacacactctcagcCAAAGTTGTCGTCAAAATTTTAACCCCAAAATATGTGTCCGTTTCCGGTGTGTTCGTTTCCACCGTTTTCCAGTTCGTTTCCCATCCGAacgtgcagcagctgctggccaGCATCTGGTACGAAGGATTGCCGGGCTTCCGGAGGAAAAACATGGCCCTGCAGGCGCTGGAAATTGTACGAATAGGTAAGTTTAGTGCTAAAACGTTCCTTTAGTATGGGGTGGGTGGAAGATTTTGGGAAATTAAGCTAACACctaaaacagcaaaaaggaGTGCCGCGGTGTGGCTCACCGTGACCGACGTTCCTTGTTAATTATTCTTAGAACTTAGCTTCTTGCCACGTGTTCTCACTACACACATTCGCCAAGAAATGGTTAACTCCCCCCTGGTGGGTTGCGGCAATTCCACGAATAATAAAGTAATTGACTCATTAGGAACCAAATTCCCACACCCCAATACACACCTCCTTTAATGGCAAAATGGAATCAAATCAACCGGTGGCCCTCCCTCGTCAAGCAGCGCTCCCTCCACCCGATTGGAATTGGGTGGAAATATGGTGCACAAGCAACGAACCGTGCAGCGTCAAATTAATCGGAAATCATTCCCATCCGGCGTTCGGTGTACGGACACACTTACCTTTCCTGTTCGTTCTCCCGTTTTTTTGCAGGCATCATGTTTCCGCTGTTTTCCTTCTCGTACATCATCGCACCACACTCGTCGCTCGGCCAAACGATGCGCAAACCGTTCATCAAGTTCATCTGCCACAGTGCGTCGTACTTCACGTTTTTGTGTAAGTGTTCCATCGAGCTCGAGGGAAGATGTTGTCCAGCAGATAAGCGCTTTAATTTGTCTTCCTCTCCTTCTCCGTCCACCGTGTCAGTTCTTCTTATGCTGGCGTCCCAGCGCATCGAGACGGTAATGGGCGGCGTGTGGGGTGAGCCGGACGTGAGCCAGCAGCATGACGAAGTGCCTACCAAGCGCGGTGCAAGCCCGACCTTGATCGAGTGGCTCATATTGGCCTGGGTCAGCGGTAAGTTGCAGTGgggaattaaaaatgaaaaatctaATTAAAACTTCGATCAGTCGTTAGGAGAGGGTATGGAATCGAAACTGAATTACCTTTCACAACATAGGGAAAAGTGGCCACTTATTACACGTGGCGATTCTTATTCCCATGCATTCTTCACGCAAAGAAGGGCTTACCTATGACTTTATTGGCGATTTTTCTCCCCCAACAGGACTTATCTGGAGCGAGGTGAAGCAGCTGTGGGACGTGGGCTTGCAGGAGTACGTGAACGATATGTGGAATGTGATAGACTTTGTGACCAACTCGCTGTACGTGGCGACGGTGGCCCTTCGAGTGGTGTCCTACTTTGAGGTAAGTTTCCATCTATGTGAAAATGGTAGCAGCAACATTTGTAATTaggcaccgccaccaccaccggtgcaACACCGGTTGCAAACTTTCCCGGTTGTTGTGAAATGTCACACTTCTTCCTCCTTGCTTGCACCGGCTTCACCAGACGGGACAGACTGGAATTCTGTTTCACCGGAATTCGGCTGCCGGAAGTTAATTGGATTTTGCGCAAACTGTTTGCCACTCAACTACTCAACCGAAATGATCAGCAAACCACACTTGGTGCTCCGGGGAGGTTGAAGTATTTGCTGTACCACTTTTCCCCGGGAAGTTCTACACAAGTTCCACGCGGTTCATCGAACTGGCTGCTAGTTGCCATGGTGCTCCAATTGGAAAGTTTCGTTCGTTAGCCATCTGCGTATAATAATCGCGCCaacttgtttgtttatgtccCCGAGCAATGccactgtctctctctctagcacGCATCATGCATCCTAGCAACCGCCAAAAGGAGGGGATGAGTTTCGCGTGACAGTTGCCAACTAAAGTTTATGATGTGTCCGTGCGCGTGGTGCTACAACCTTGtttgcaattgcaattgcCAAAAAGTTTCACCAACCGTAACGTTCTACTGCAATCTTCGCAGGTCCAGAAAGAGATGACGTACAACAAGTTTGCGGCGGACCTGCCGCGCGAAAAGTGGGACACCTGGGACCCGATGCTGATATCGGAGGGCCTGTTCTCGGCGGCCAACATCTTCAGCTCGCTCAAGCTGGTGTACATCTTCTCGGTCAATCCGCACCTGGGACCGCTGCAGGTATCGCTCTCCCGCATGGTGATGGACATCATGAAGTTCTTCTTCCTGTacgtgctggtgctgtttgcgTTCAGCAGCGGTCTCAATCAGCTACTTTGGTAAGACAACACCAATGGCTGAAGTGGGCGTTCGCTCTTCGCAAAAGTACATTCGGTGTGTTTGCATTTCATTACAGGTATTATGCGGATCTGGAGAAGAAACGATGCCCGGATGTGTCCAGCTTTTCGGGGCTCAACATTACTGCGACGGATCCGAATGCCTGTATCGTGTGGCGCCGGTTTGCTAAGTATGTGCTGAAGGGGCGTTTCTTGGACATTAAAGAGACACTAACTAAATGATGTATCGTTGCACTTCACACAGCCTTTTCGAAACGATACAGACACTGTTCTGGGCGGTGTTTGGTCTGGTGGATCTGGAAAACTTCGAGCTGGATGGGATCAAAATCTTTACCCGATTCTGGGGCATGCTGATGTTCGGCACCTACTCGGTGATCAATATTGTGGTGCTGCTGAACCTACTGATCGCCATGATGAATCACTCATATCAATTGATATCGGTAGGATGAAGATGACGTGACATCTTTGGTACTTACTTCAAGTAAATGTGTCCTCAACTCCTCAGGAACGGGCTGACGTGGAGTGGAAGTTTGCCCGCTCGAAGCTGTGGATCAGCTACTTCGAGGAGGGCGGTACGTGTCCACCACCGTTCAACATCATCCCGACGCCGAAATCCCTGTTCTACATCTTCCAGTGGGTGAAGCGAAAGTTCTGCGGCCACTCGAAGGCGGTCAAGAAGGAGCACATGAAAACGATTCGAGTAAGTGCAGTTAGCGCACGAGGCACAACTTTCCCCGCGCGATGGTTTGTGTACGGATTGTTTCGCACcttaaaaatgacaaaaatggCACCACAAAACCCAACATCGGCAACTAGATTGGCTTGCTTCACGTCCCACCCCACTAGATGGCGCACATCCAGTTTTGTTAATGCGTGGTTTTACCATTTCTTTTTCCCCTTCTTTTCCTACCATTTTTCCCTGGTTTTTTAATGCTCTACCGCTCTATCTTCTACGCTTTCTTTGCTCGGGTTTGGGAtattgtgcgcgtgtgtgtggtttcaTTTGTATGTTTGGACAcatggcgtgtgtgtgtgtgtgtgtgtgtgtgtgtgtgtgtgtgtgtgttttgcattttttctttttcccgcTCTTGTTTGCCCTCTCCTTCTTTCcggttctctctctttctctctctttttgcgGCTATTTGCTCTGGTGGTTTCGATTTGCAATTCGTTTCAGCGGAAGGTAAAGCAGGCGAGCGAACGGGACTTCCGGTACCAGAGCATCATGCGCAACCTGGTGCGCCGGTACGTGACGGTCGAGCAGCGGAAGGCCGAATCGCAGGGCGTCACCGAGGACGACGTGAACGAGATCAAGCAGGACATATCGGCGTTCCGGTGCGAGCTGGTCGAGATACTGAAGAACAGTGGGATGAACACGGCCATCGCGACGGGCCAGGGTAGCGGTGTCGGTGGCAAGAAGAACCGCCAGAAGGAGCGACGGTTGATGAAGGGCTTCAATATAGCGCCACCGCCGGCACCGGACGCCGGTCAGCATTTGACGCCCGTGTCGGAGTTTATTGCGCAGCTGCCGGACCATTCGCCGCACGAGCTGTTTGCGGGCGTGTTTGGCCCGGGGTTGACACCGAAGAAGGCACTGCACCAGGTGAATCCGATGCATCAGTATTCGTCGCAGTCGCAGAGCTCGTTCGGGGAGAACAACAACC
Coding sequences within:
- the LOC120904801 gene encoding transient receptor potential-gamma protein isoform X1, giving the protein MESTTLKSKLFIKNEKSAARRTSTPESMTQRAATQRGSGPAAGGDGDSTTDLTSAMGGGGPSGGGAGAGGGGGGGMAAATTTAAAATMLTNERRDTKVDIPLPQYMTPSAEKFADKRVKRHSIHGMMEEENVVRPHQEIAALSLEEKKYLLAVERGDVATTRRILEKAEAESHININCVDPLGRSALLMAIDNENLEMVELLINHRVDTKDALLHAISEEFVEAVEVLLDHEDSCHKSGDPHSWEALPPDTATFTPDITPLILAAHRDNYEIIKILLDRGATLPMPHDVRCGCDDCVTSRMEDSLRHSRSRINAYRALASPSLVALSSKDPILTAFELSWELRRLSFLEHEFKNEYQELRRQCQDFATALLDHTRSSHELEVLLNHDPTGPAFEHGDRMHLNRLKLAVKLRQKKFVSHPNVQQLLASIWYEGLPGFRRKNMALQALEIVRIGIMFPLFSFSYIIAPHSSLGQTMRKPFIKFICHSASYFTFLFLLMLASQRIETVMGGVWGEPDVSQQHDEVPTKRGASPTLIEWLILAWVSGLIWSEVKQLWDVGLQEYVNDMWNVIDFVTNSLYVATVALRVVSYFEVQKEMTYNKFAADLPREKWDTWDPMLISEGLFSAANIFSSLKLVYIFSVNPHLGPLQVSLSRMVMDIMKFFFLYVLVLFAFSSGLNQLLWYYADLEKKRCPDVSSFSGLNITATDPNACIVWRRFANLFETIQTLFWAVFGLVDLENFELDGIKIFTRFWGMLMFGTYSVINIVVLLNLLIAMMNHSYQLISERADVEWKFARSKLWISYFEEGGTCPPPFNIIPTPKSLFYIFQWVKRKFCGHSKAVKKEHMKTIRRKVKQASERDFRYQSIMRNLVRRYVTVEQRKAESQGVTEDDVNEIKQDISAFRCELVEILKNSGMNTAIATGQGSGVGGKKNRQKERRLMKGFNIAPPPAPDAGQHLTPVSEFIAQLPDHSPHELFAGVFGPGLTPKKALHQVNPMHQYSSQSQSSFGENNNPIHRLAKLAPKFNSKSRPGSHKKRWGTLIEAAKHGSVSKFIGRSRSEDSVCNHGPGRGESASHSNSPASDEAITESPSDSNPSLDRPDVEQCPDPHKHHNQRSRTDRGHQDRRQHGGSDRTQQHSSSGTATANGKNGRDGKEHAHHYHLHFGALAALKRKRKKFSNSRNSSPVLEPPCELPSVTNAITTTGNTSSKVLKRASSVPTRGASDEPEATGSVRPARHEATQSQQHSIEQQLEGAAPLTPSTTEESVDQQPAAGGAGHQLAVHKHQKIIRGRNSSNEPLLRLQEHRDSSDGGGGGGAAVGAGGACDTSGGPVSTGQSLATSTLRSVPKIPGVTPLRGHLHSQGWL
- the LOC120904801 gene encoding transient receptor potential-gamma protein isoform X2; the protein is MESTTLKSKLFIKNEKSAARRTSTPESMTQRAATQRGSGPAAGGDGDSTTDLTSAMGGGGPSGGGAGAGGGGGGGMAAATTTAAAATMLTNERRDTKVDIPLPQYMTPSAEKFADKRVKRHSIHGMMEEENVVRPHQEIAALSLEEKKYLLAVERGDVATTRRILEKAEAESHININCVDPLGRSALLMAIDNENLEMVELLINHRVDTKDALLHAISEEFVEAVEVLLDHEDSCHKSGDPHSWEALPPDTATFTPDITPLILAAHRDNYEIIKILLDRGATLPMPHDVRCGCDDCVTSRMEDSLRHSRSRINAYRALASPSLVALSSKDPILTAFELSWELRRLSFLEHEFKNEYQELRRQCQDFATALLDHTRSSHELEVLLNHDPTGPAFEHGDRMHLNRLKLAVKLRQKKFVSHPNVQQLLASIWYEGLPGFRRKNMALQALEIVRIGIMFPLFSFSYIIAPHSSLGQTMRKPFIKFICHSASYFTFLFLLMLASQRIETVMGGVWGEPDVSQQHDEVPTKRGASPTLIEWLILAWVSGLIWSEVKQLWDVGLQEYVNDMWNVIDFVTNSLYVATVALRVVSYFEVQKEMTYNKFAADLPREKWDTWDPMLISEGLFSAANIFSSLKLVYIFSVNPHLGPLQVSLSRMVMDIMKFFFLYVLVLFAFSSGLNQLLWYYADLEKKRCPDVSSFSGLNITATDPNACIVWRRFANLFETIQTLFWAVFGLVDLENFELDGIKIFTRFWGMLMFGTYSVINIVVLLNLLIAMMNHSYQLISERADVEWKFARSKLWISYFEEGGTCPPPFNIIPTPKSLFYIFQWVKRKFCGHSKAVKKEHMKTIRKVKQASERDFRYQSIMRNLVRRYVTVEQRKAESQGVTEDDVNEIKQDISAFRCELVEILKNSGMNTAIATGQGSGVGGKKNRQKERRLMKGFNIAPPPAPDAGQHLTPVSEFIAQLPDHSPHELFAGVFGPGLTPKKALHQVNPMHQYSSQSQSSFGENNNPIHRLAKLAPKFNSKSRPGSHKKRWGTLIEAAKHGSVSKFIGRSRSEDSVCNHGPGRGESASHSNSPASDEAITESPSDSNPSLDRPDVEQCPDPHKHHNQRSRTDRGHQDRRQHGGSDRTQQHSSSGTATANGKNGRDGKEHAHHYHLHFGALAALKRKRKKFSNSRNSSPVLEPPCELPSVTNAITTTGNTSSKVLKRASSVPTRGASDEPEATGSVRPARHEATQSQQHSIEQQLEGAAPLTPSTTEESVDQQPAAGGAGHQLAVHKHQKIIRGRNSSNEPLLRLQEHRDSSDGGGGGGAAVGAGGACDTSGGPVSTGQSLATSTLRSVPKIPGVTPLRGHLHSQGWL